A portion of the Bifidobacterium sp. ESL0800 genome contains these proteins:
- the clpB gene encoding ATP-dependent chaperone ClpB: MEQQFTTMAQEAIGDAIQSASAAGNPQVDTLHVMDALLRQENSVVTGLISAAGGDTKTIGAAVRNALVALPSASGSSTSQPQASRQLTTALADAEKEMKQMGDEYVSTEHLLIGIADAEPNEGATILKNNGVTAAALRKAVPGVRGGAKVTSPDAEGSYKALEKYSTDLTAQAKEGKLDPVIGRDQEIRRVMQILSRRTKNNPVLIGEPGVGKTAVVEGLAERIVAGDVPTTLQNKKLISLDLGSMVAGSKYRGEFEERLKAVLNEIKSANGEIITFIDEIHTIVGAGAAEGSMDAGNMLKPMLARGELRLIGATTLDEYRENIEKDPALERRFQQVFVGEPSVEDTIAILRGLKQRYEAHHKVTIGDDALVAAATLSNRYISGRQLPDKAIDLVDEAAAHLRMELDSQPEEIDELQRRETRLEMEEMQLKKAEDPASKDRLKKLQSDLADTREKLSGLKSRWDAEKAGHNKVGDLRAQLDAKKVQADKFTREGDLEKASKILYGEIPAIQKQLDLAEQAADEENADGQETEPMVPDHVDADSVAGIVSEWTGIPVGRLMQGENEKLLNMEKFLGRRVIGQKEAIQAVSDAVRRSRAGISDPNRPTGSFLFLGPTGVGKTELAKALADFLFDDEKAMVRIDMSEYMDKGSVTRLIGAAPGYVGYEEGGQLTEAVRRRPYSVVLFDEVEKANPEVFDILLQVLDDGRLTDGQGRTVDFKNTILIMTSNLGSQFLVQPDLDDEAKKNAVMDAVHAHFKPEFINRLDELVIFHPLTREELGEIVDIQVRQVASRLTDRRITLDVTKAAKEWLANAGYDPAYGARPLRRLVQTEVGDQMAKMLLSGKVHDGDTVLVDQTGGDHLELSTMPEDPLDEDHDGE, translated from the coding sequence ATGGAACAACAATTTACGACCATGGCGCAGGAAGCGATCGGCGACGCGATTCAGAGCGCGTCGGCTGCGGGCAATCCGCAGGTCGACACTCTGCATGTGATGGATGCGTTGCTGCGTCAGGAAAACAGCGTGGTCACAGGGCTGATCAGCGCTGCTGGTGGCGATACGAAGACGATTGGTGCCGCGGTGCGCAACGCGTTGGTCGCGCTGCCGAGCGCGAGCGGATCGTCGACTTCGCAGCCGCAGGCGAGCCGTCAGTTGACCACCGCGTTGGCTGACGCTGAGAAGGAAATGAAGCAGATGGGCGACGAGTATGTCTCCACCGAACATCTGCTCATCGGCATCGCCGACGCCGAACCCAACGAGGGCGCGACGATTCTCAAAAACAACGGTGTGACCGCTGCGGCGTTGCGCAAGGCTGTGCCCGGTGTGCGCGGTGGCGCAAAAGTCACCAGCCCGGATGCCGAAGGCAGCTATAAGGCGCTCGAGAAGTATTCCACCGACCTGACCGCGCAGGCGAAGGAAGGCAAGCTCGATCCGGTGATCGGCCGTGACCAGGAGATCCGCCGTGTCATGCAGATCCTCTCACGCCGCACCAAGAACAACCCGGTGCTTATCGGCGAGCCTGGCGTCGGCAAAACCGCCGTCGTCGAGGGTCTTGCGGAACGTATCGTCGCGGGCGATGTGCCGACTACCTTGCAGAACAAGAAGCTCATCAGCCTTGATCTGGGCTCGATGGTGGCCGGTTCGAAGTACCGTGGCGAGTTTGAGGAACGCCTCAAGGCAGTCCTCAACGAGATCAAGAGCGCGAACGGCGAGATCATCACCTTCATCGACGAGATTCACACCATCGTCGGCGCGGGCGCGGCCGAAGGCTCGATGGACGCGGGCAATATGCTCAAGCCCATGCTGGCGCGCGGCGAGCTGCGCCTGATCGGCGCGACCACGCTCGACGAATACCGCGAGAACATCGAGAAGGACCCGGCGTTGGAACGTCGTTTCCAGCAGGTTTTCGTCGGTGAGCCGAGCGTTGAGGATACCATTGCGATTCTGCGTGGCTTGAAGCAGCGTTACGAGGCGCACCACAAGGTGACCATCGGCGACGACGCGCTCGTAGCCGCGGCGACGCTTTCGAACCGCTACATTTCCGGCCGTCAGCTGCCCGACAAGGCAATCGACTTGGTCGACGAGGCGGCGGCGCACCTGCGTATGGAGTTGGATTCGCAGCCTGAGGAGATTGACGAGCTGCAGCGTCGCGAGACACGTCTCGAGATGGAGGAAATGCAGCTGAAGAAGGCCGAGGACCCGGCCAGCAAGGACCGCTTGAAGAAGCTGCAAAGCGATTTGGCGGATACCCGTGAGAAGCTTTCGGGCCTGAAGTCGCGTTGGGACGCCGAGAAGGCCGGCCACAACAAGGTCGGCGACCTGCGTGCCCAGCTCGACGCCAAGAAGGTGCAGGCCGACAAGTTTACCCGCGAGGGCGATTTGGAGAAGGCCAGCAAGATTCTTTACGGTGAGATTCCGGCGATCCAGAAGCAGCTCGATCTGGCCGAACAGGCTGCGGACGAGGAGAATGCGGACGGCCAGGAGACCGAGCCGATGGTGCCCGACCATGTGGATGCCGATTCGGTGGCGGGCATCGTCTCCGAATGGACCGGCATCCCCGTCGGCCGTCTGATGCAGGGCGAAAACGAGAAGCTGCTGAATATGGAGAAGTTCCTTGGGCGTCGCGTCATCGGACAGAAAGAAGCGATTCAGGCGGTTTCAGATGCGGTGCGGCGCTCGCGTGCCGGCATCTCCGACCCGAATCGCCCGACCGGTTCGTTCCTCTTCCTCGGACCCACGGGCGTGGGCAAGACGGAGCTCGCCAAGGCGTTGGCGGACTTCCTCTTCGACGATGAGAAGGCCATGGTGCGCATCGACATGAGCGAGTACATGGACAAGGGTTCGGTGACCCGTCTGATCGGTGCGGCCCCCGGCTACGTCGGCTACGAAGAAGGCGGCCAGCTCACCGAGGCTGTGCGGCGTCGCCCTTACTCCGTCGTGTTGTTCGACGAGGTGGAGAAGGCGAATCCCGAGGTCTTCGACATCCTTTTGCAGGTGCTTGACGACGGCCGTTTGACCGATGGGCAGGGCCGGACCGTGGACTTCAAGAACACGATTCTGATCATGACCTCGAACCTTGGATCGCAGTTCCTGGTGCAGCCTGATCTGGATGATGAGGCGAAGAAGAACGCGGTGATGGACGCGGTGCATGCGCACTTCAAGCCCGAATTCATCAACCGTCTCGACGAGCTGGTCATCTTCCATCCGCTCACCCGCGAGGAGCTGGGCGAGATCGTCGACATCCAGGTGCGTCAGGTCGCCTCGCGCTTGACCGACCGTCGCATTACGCTCGACGTCACCAAGGCCGCGAAGGAATGGCTCGCCAACGCCGGTTACGACCCGGCTTACGGCGCTCGTCCGTTGCGTCGTTTGGTGCAGACCGAGGTCGGCGACCAGATGGCGAAGATGTTGCTGAGTGGCAAGGTTCACGACGGCGATACCGTTTTGGTCGACCAGACCGGCGGCGATCACCTCGAGCTGAGCACGATGCCGGAGGATCCGTTGGATGAGGATCACGACGGCGAGTGA
- the rmuC gene encoding DNA recombination protein RmuC, with product MFENPVVAIVMVILAAALGLVAGFVLGKSKGQEAARTVKNTDAEEAQAQNEELRHQVGELTTQAAQYRAQCDGLNQQLAFVKSQLAQAQQAEQLRVQRQQEQEREAAERKRQEQAKAMAEQSKVLSALAPVQKNLDALQQKVTQIEEGRKHEMGALGQQLKGLNDQQTRLDKETSSLSAALRNNKVRGAWGEAQLRNIVESAGLLEHVDFDTQVVVTDPEGRVQRPDMVVYLPGGKTIPIDAKAPYSDYQRACEIPDTASDDELKRRDELLAAHAKALREHVKTLGDKAYWNAFDTTPDFVIAFIPNDALLEAALKVDPTLMDDAFARKVALTSPVTLWAVLKSVAFAWQQQSLTDDAKMLFDLSRELYERFAVLGDKANKLGHSITRTVSAYNAFASSLESRVLVTARKMQKIDSSKVIDPVDMVDSEKTDVRELTAPELNLESEEQQ from the coding sequence ATGTTCGAAAATCCTGTAGTGGCAATCGTGATGGTCATCCTCGCAGCGGCGCTGGGGTTGGTGGCCGGTTTCGTGCTGGGCAAATCGAAGGGGCAGGAAGCCGCGCGAACCGTCAAAAACACCGATGCCGAAGAGGCGCAGGCGCAAAACGAAGAGCTTCGCCATCAGGTCGGCGAGCTCACCACGCAAGCCGCACAATATCGCGCTCAGTGCGACGGGTTGAACCAGCAGCTGGCGTTCGTCAAATCCCAGTTGGCACAAGCCCAGCAGGCCGAGCAGCTTCGTGTGCAGCGCCAGCAGGAGCAGGAGCGTGAGGCGGCCGAGCGCAAGCGGCAGGAGCAGGCCAAGGCGATGGCCGAGCAGAGCAAGGTGCTTTCCGCGCTCGCGCCTGTGCAGAAGAATCTTGACGCCTTGCAGCAGAAGGTCACCCAGATCGAGGAAGGTCGCAAGCATGAGATGGGTGCTTTGGGCCAGCAGCTCAAGGGGTTGAACGACCAGCAGACCCGTTTGGACAAGGAGACCAGTTCGCTTTCCGCGGCGTTGCGTAATAATAAGGTACGCGGCGCGTGGGGCGAGGCGCAGCTGCGCAACATCGTGGAGTCCGCAGGGCTCTTGGAGCATGTCGATTTTGATACGCAGGTGGTCGTCACCGATCCCGAAGGCCGTGTGCAGCGGCCGGATATGGTGGTGTATCTTCCCGGCGGCAAGACGATTCCCATCGATGCCAAGGCACCGTATTCCGATTACCAGCGTGCCTGCGAGATTCCCGACACCGCTTCCGACGACGAGCTCAAGCGCCGCGACGAATTGCTGGCCGCCCATGCCAAGGCGTTGCGTGAGCACGTCAAGACCTTGGGAGACAAGGCCTATTGGAACGCTTTCGACACCACTCCCGATTTCGTGATTGCCTTCATCCCCAACGATGCCTTGCTTGAGGCGGCGTTGAAGGTCGACCCGACACTGATGGACGATGCCTTCGCGCGTAAGGTCGCACTGACCTCGCCGGTCACGTTGTGGGCCGTTTTGAAGTCGGTCGCCTTCGCTTGGCAGCAGCAGAGCCTGACCGATGACGCCAAGATGCTCTTTGATCTTTCGCGTGAGTTGTATGAGCGGTTCGCGGTTCTTGGCGACAAAGCCAACAAGCTCGGCCATTCGATCACCCGCACGGTTTCGGCATACAATGCCTTCGCCTCGTCGTTGGAATCGCGGGTGTTGGTCACTGCGCGTAAAATGCAGAAGATTGATTCGAGCAAGGTCATCGACCCGGTCGATATGGTCGATTCCGAGAAGACCGACGTCCGCGAGCTGACCGCGCCCGAGCTGAATCTGGAGTCGGAGGAGCAACAATGA
- a CDS encoding orotate phosphoribosyltransferase: MSAEQAEAKAESKGGDEAQGKGELQSLLQVAVEKKPFSELFDVSLDHRGAELIGDTLLNTLENRGFALDDFDAVGALTAAAVPMVTAVMHAAHARGRELSGFVMDFVYPSIKGPSILGKRVVLLDSWLSEKSYVQTSSLVTLRNGNELSLDFSVVEHEGAQVAAIASLIGGVSGDAAASSIKVINPISGEERNLPFVIAFDEDELRGDATAAPKAR; the protein is encoded by the coding sequence ATGAGTGCCGAGCAAGCCGAGGCCAAAGCTGAAAGCAAGGGCGGAGATGAAGCACAAGGCAAGGGCGAGTTGCAGTCGCTTTTGCAAGTAGCGGTCGAGAAGAAGCCGTTCAGCGAGCTGTTCGATGTAAGCCTTGACCATCGTGGTGCCGAGCTGATTGGCGACACCTTGCTCAATACGCTCGAGAACCGTGGTTTTGCGCTTGACGATTTCGATGCGGTCGGTGCGTTGACCGCTGCCGCTGTGCCGATGGTGACCGCCGTGATGCATGCGGCTCATGCCCGTGGGCGCGAACTCAGTGGTTTCGTCATGGATTTCGTCTATCCGTCAATTAAGGGGCCGTCAATCTTAGGCAAACGTGTGGTATTGCTGGACTCCTGGCTCTCTGAAAAATCGTATGTACAGACCTCTTCGCTGGTCACCTTGCGCAACGGCAATGAGCTGAGTCTTGATTTCAGCGTCGTGGAGCATGAGGGCGCACAAGTGGCCGCCATCGCCTCATTAATCGGTGGCGTCAGCGGCGATGCCGCTGCAAGCAGTATCAAAGTCATCAACCCCATTTCCGGTGAGGAACGCAATCTGCCGTTTGTCATAGCTTTCGATGAAGACGAGTTGCGTGGTGACGCAACTGCAGCGCCGAAAGCCCGCTGA
- a CDS encoding TrmH family RNA methyltransferase, translating into MREPNPVTVAARASGEPVFREIGVGPWAETHPNEPRPDDPRSPNFDARYDSELLDNGDRRNVLDRFRYWSVEAIKADLDEQGRHGFDVAVENWTHDFNIGSMVRTANAFAARKVHIVGPHKWNRKGALMTELYQHVDHHPSIEELVASWKQEIAEEIERAEADEAKAEFRVDKARYHRIAEEAKASRIIALDIIPGAVPIETYRFPNRCLMLFGAEGPGLSQRALELADDVVYISQFGSVRSINAGAAAAVSMHCWISQHLTR; encoded by the coding sequence ATGCGTGAGCCCAATCCTGTAACTGTGGCGGCCCGGGCTTCCGGTGAACCGGTTTTCCGTGAGATCGGCGTCGGTCCATGGGCCGAAACCCACCCGAATGAACCTCGCCCCGACGATCCGCGGTCTCCCAATTTTGACGCGCGCTACGATTCGGAGCTGCTCGACAACGGCGACCGCCGCAATGTGCTCGACCGGTTCCGCTACTGGTCGGTCGAAGCCATCAAGGCCGACCTCGACGAACAGGGGCGGCATGGTTTCGATGTGGCCGTCGAAAACTGGACGCACGATTTCAACATTGGCTCCATGGTGCGTACGGCCAACGCCTTCGCCGCCCGCAAGGTCCATATTGTTGGCCCCCACAAGTGGAACCGCAAAGGCGCGCTGATGACCGAGCTCTACCAGCACGTCGACCACCATCCTTCGATCGAGGAGCTGGTGGCGAGCTGGAAGCAGGAAATCGCCGAGGAGATCGAGCGGGCCGAGGCTGACGAGGCCAAGGCCGAATTCCGCGTGGACAAGGCCCGCTACCACCGCATCGCCGAGGAAGCCAAAGCCTCCCGCATCATCGCGCTCGACATCATTCCCGGCGCCGTGCCCATCGAAACCTACCGTTTCCCGAACCGCTGCCTGATGCTCTTCGGTGCCGAAGGCCCCGGCCTTTCGCAGCGTGCACTCGAACTCGCCGATGACGTGGTCTACATCTCTCAATTCGGTTCGGTGCGCTCGATCAACGCCGGTGCGGCCGCTGCGGTCTCGATGCACTGCTGGATTTCCCAGCATCTCACCCGATGA